The nucleotide sequence TGCCGGCGATCCTTCTGGTGATGCTGCTGGTCATCGGTCTCGTTCAGATCGGGGATTCGAGCGCGCGCACGCTGGATCGGTCTACCTTCCTGCCTTCGGATTATTACACCGGCGAGAATTACGGGCGCATTTTCACCGATGGGCTCTATTGGAGCATATTGTGGCGGAGCCTCCTCGGCTCGCTGATTGTCACGGCGGTCAGCCTCGTCTTCGCCTTTCCCTATAGCTATCTCATGGTGCGCACGCCCTCGGCGCTGCTGCGCAAATTTCTGCTGATCGCGCTGTTCCTGCCCTTCTTCATCGGGCAGGTGGTGCGGGCCTATGGCTGGCTGATCATTCTGGGCAATCAGGGGGTGGTCAACGAGATGCTGGGGCTGATCGGCATCGCGCCGATGCGGCTGCTCTATAATTACCCCGCCGTGCTGTTCGGGCTCGTGCAGTACATGATCCCCTTTGCCGTGCTGATGCTGGCGCCGGCGCTGACGGCGATCCCCGAGGAAATGGAGTCGGCGGCCAATTCGCTGGGGGCCAATTGGTGGAGCACCTTCGTGCATGTGCTGTTGCCGATGGCCAAGCCGGGCCTCGTGGGGGCAGGGCTGGTCGTGCTGAC is from Devosia sp. SD17-2 and encodes:
- a CDS encoding ABC transporter permease yields the protein MSKAAYPLRWRVMDGLEAVVAALWPKNFARALPYVMVLPAILLVMLLVIGLVQIGDSSARTLDRSTFLPSDYYTGENYGRIFTDGLYWSILWRSLLGSLIVTAVSLVFAFPYSYLMVRTPSALLRKFLLIALFLPFFIGQVVRAYGWLIILGNQGVVNEMLGLIGIAPMRLLYNYPAVLFGLVQYMIPFAVLMLAPALTAIPEEMESAANSLGANWWSTFVHVLLPMAKPGLVGAGLVVLTLSLTDFAMPAILGGGSQDFIANAIYDQFFRTSDQGMGAALTLILVGVGSLLVGIVFTLFGAGTLAMGREKK